The following are encoded together in the Actinoplanes sp. N902-109 genome:
- a CDS encoding glycoside hydrolase family 48 protein, giving the protein MPRRTRRALGAAVLGAGMVLVAAPPPALAAAGCTVVYRVQSQWTGGFTGDIAITNTGDPVTSWKLEYDFPDAGQKVTQGWSGTYTQSGAHVTVNNVAWNGNLGTGASVSTGFNGTFTSANPLPTAFTLNGTACNGAVAAPTVALTAPAANTRYTAPADIPITANATAATGRTISKVEFYHDGLLLGSDTSAPFAYTWSSVPAASTAYHVQAVAYDSAGVRSTTADVPVFVDASANPAIVTDPTSVTVSPGKTASFKVSLSKAPAAGVSVAIARSAGATTVSATPATLTFTPANYNTAQTVTVAATSAAALNSSATFTASGTGVTSATVTATVAAEGSADARFAQLYNDIKNPANGYFSPEGVPYHSVETLIDEAPDQGHETTSEAFSYWLWLEAEHGRVAGDWTSFNAAWQTMEKYIIPSHADQPTNDKYDPSKPATYAAEHPLPSQYPSQLDSSVSVGTDPLANELKSTYGTPDIYGMHWLLDVDNVYGFGHCGDKTSRVTYINTFQRGPQESTFETVPQPSCDTFAAGGPNGYLDLFTKDTSYAKQWKYTDAPDADSRAVQAAYWALTWATEQGKASQVSASVANAAKMGDYLRYSFYDKYFKNPGCTSTGCAAGSGKSSSNNLMSWYYAWGGATDTSAGWAWRIGSSTSHFGYQNPMAAYVLSNNASMTPKSPTAKADWQASLNRQLEFYQWLQSSEGGIAGGATNSWNGSYQAPPSGTPTFYGLSYVEAPVYEDPPSNRWFGMQTWSLERLAEYYYLSGDTKAKAVLDKWVPWALDNSTIGATSFEIPSDLAWSGKPATWNPSSPAANTGLHVTVSTKGQDLGVAGSFAKLLTYYAAKSGNTRAKDAAKGLLDAIWAYKDSKGVSVTETRADYNRMDDVYNASTGQGIYIPPGWSGKMPNGDVIKPGVSFLDIRSWYKNDPDFAKVQSYLDGGPAPTFNYHRFWAQVDVATGYAEYARLFPNG; this is encoded by the coding sequence ATGCCACGCAGAACCAGGAGAGCCCTCGGTGCCGCCGTCCTCGGCGCCGGCATGGTTCTCGTCGCCGCCCCACCACCCGCGCTGGCCGCAGCCGGGTGCACGGTGGTCTACCGGGTCCAGAGCCAATGGACCGGCGGCTTCACCGGCGACATCGCCATCACCAACACCGGTGACCCGGTGACCAGCTGGAAACTGGAGTACGACTTCCCCGACGCCGGCCAGAAGGTGACCCAGGGCTGGAGCGGCACGTACACCCAGAGCGGCGCCCATGTCACCGTGAACAACGTCGCCTGGAACGGCAACCTGGGCACCGGCGCGAGCGTGAGCACCGGCTTCAACGGCACGTTCACCAGCGCCAACCCGTTGCCCACCGCGTTCACGCTGAACGGCACCGCGTGCAACGGCGCGGTGGCTGCCCCCACCGTCGCGCTCACCGCACCGGCCGCCAACACCCGGTACACCGCGCCGGCTGACATCCCGATCACGGCGAACGCCACCGCGGCGACCGGCCGGACCATCAGCAAGGTCGAGTTCTACCACGACGGGCTGCTGCTGGGCTCGGACACGTCCGCGCCGTTCGCGTACACGTGGAGCTCGGTTCCCGCGGCGAGCACCGCCTACCACGTCCAGGCCGTCGCCTACGACTCCGCCGGGGTACGCAGCACGACCGCCGACGTGCCGGTCTTCGTCGACGCCTCGGCCAACCCCGCGATCGTCACCGATCCCACCTCGGTGACCGTGTCGCCGGGCAAGACCGCGTCGTTCAAGGTGTCGCTGTCCAAGGCGCCCGCGGCCGGCGTCAGCGTCGCGATCGCACGGAGCGCCGGAGCCACCACGGTCTCCGCGACACCCGCGACCCTGACGTTCACGCCCGCGAACTACAACACCGCGCAGACCGTGACCGTTGCGGCGACCTCGGCTGCCGCACTCAACTCCTCGGCCACGTTCACCGCGAGCGGCACCGGGGTCACCTCGGCCACGGTCACTGCCACGGTGGCCGCCGAGGGCAGCGCCGACGCCCGGTTCGCCCAGCTCTACAACGACATCAAGAACCCGGCCAACGGCTACTTCAGCCCCGAGGGGGTGCCCTACCACTCGGTCGAGACGCTGATCGACGAGGCCCCCGACCAGGGGCACGAGACCACGTCCGAGGCGTTCAGCTACTGGCTGTGGCTGGAGGCCGAGCACGGCCGGGTCGCCGGCGACTGGACGTCGTTCAACGCCGCGTGGCAGACGATGGAGAAGTACATCATCCCGTCGCACGCCGACCAGCCGACCAACGACAAGTACGACCCGAGCAAGCCCGCGACGTACGCCGCCGAGCACCCGCTGCCGTCGCAGTACCCGTCGCAGCTCGACAGCAGCGTCAGTGTCGGGACCGACCCGCTGGCCAACGAGCTGAAGAGCACGTACGGCACCCCGGACATCTACGGCATGCACTGGCTGCTCGACGTCGACAACGTGTACGGCTTCGGCCACTGCGGTGACAAGACGTCGCGCGTCACGTACATCAACACGTTCCAGCGCGGCCCGCAGGAGTCGACGTTCGAGACCGTGCCGCAGCCGTCCTGCGACACGTTCGCGGCCGGCGGCCCCAACGGCTACCTCGACCTGTTCACCAAGGACACGTCGTACGCCAAGCAGTGGAAGTACACCGACGCCCCGGACGCGGACTCGCGGGCGGTGCAGGCGGCGTACTGGGCCCTGACCTGGGCCACCGAGCAGGGCAAGGCGTCGCAGGTGTCGGCCAGCGTGGCCAACGCCGCCAAGATGGGTGACTACCTGCGGTACTCGTTCTACGACAAGTACTTCAAGAACCCGGGCTGCACCTCGACCGGCTGCGCCGCGGGCAGTGGCAAGAGCAGCTCGAACAACCTGATGTCGTGGTACTACGCCTGGGGCGGCGCCACCGACACCAGCGCCGGGTGGGCCTGGCGGATCGGCTCCAGCACCAGCCACTTCGGCTACCAGAACCCGATGGCCGCCTACGTGCTGTCGAACAACGCGAGCATGACCCCGAAGTCACCGACCGCCAAGGCCGACTGGCAGGCCAGCCTCAACCGGCAGCTGGAGTTCTACCAGTGGCTGCAGAGCTCCGAGGGTGGCATCGCCGGTGGCGCGACCAACAGCTGGAACGGCTCCTACCAGGCACCGCCGTCCGGCACGCCCACGTTCTACGGGCTGTCCTACGTCGAGGCCCCGGTGTACGAGGACCCGCCGTCCAACCGCTGGTTCGGCATGCAGACGTGGTCGCTGGAACGGCTCGCCGAGTACTACTACCTGTCCGGTGACACCAAGGCCAAGGCGGTGCTCGACAAGTGGGTGCCGTGGGCGCTGGACAACAGCACCATCGGCGCGACCAGCTTCGAGATCCCGTCCGACCTGGCGTGGAGCGGTAAGCCGGCCACCTGGAACCCGTCGAGCCCGGCGGCCAACACCGGCCTGCACGTCACGGTCAGCACCAAGGGCCAGGACCTCGGCGTGGCCGGCTCGTTCGCCAAGCTGCTCACCTACTATGCGGCCAAGTCCGGCAACACCCGGGCCAAGGACGCGGCGAAGGGGCTGCTCGACGCGATCTGGGCGTACAAGGACAGCAAGGGCGTCTCGGTCACCGAGACCCGTGCCGACTACAACCGGATGGACGACGTCTACAACGCCTCCACCGGTCAGGGCATCTACATCCCGCCGGGCTGGTCCGGCAAGATGCCCAACGGCGACGTGATCAAGCCGGGCGTCTCGTTCCTGGACATCCGCTCCTGGTACAAGAACGACCCGGACTTCGCGAAGGTCCAGTCGTACCTCGACGGCGGACCCGCGCCGACGTTCAACTACCACCGCTTCTGGGCGCAGGTTGACGTGGCCACCGGGTACGCGGAATACGCCCGCTTGTTCCCGAACGGGTGA
- a CDS encoding BLUF domain-containing protein, with amino-acid sequence MGLTQLIYCSRRSDDLRPEGLFSIRDQAVWNNAHRDLTGVLLFNRDRFLQCLEGERRTVTATFCTICQDARHEEIALMSVRDIVERSFPDWSMGLVDGDSASLRAAIGDVLTTDRFDPEGMPAETTITLMQRMRTLRFAY; translated from the coding sequence GTGGGCCTCACCCAGTTGATCTACTGCAGCCGCCGCAGCGACGATTTGCGCCCCGAGGGTCTGTTCAGCATCCGCGACCAGGCCGTGTGGAACAACGCGCACCGCGACCTGACCGGCGTCCTGCTGTTCAACCGCGACCGCTTCCTGCAGTGCCTCGAGGGTGAGCGCCGGACGGTCACGGCCACGTTCTGCACCATCTGCCAGGACGCCCGGCACGAGGAGATCGCCCTGATGAGCGTGCGCGACATCGTCGAGCGCAGTTTCCCGGACTGGTCGATGGGCCTGGTCGACGGCGACTCCGCCAGCCTGCGCGCGGCCATCGGCGACGTGCTGACCACCGACCGCTTCGACCCGGAAGGGATGCCGGCGGAGACCACGATCACCCTCATGCAGCGGATGCGTACGCTGCGGTTCGCGTACTGA
- a CDS encoding SigE family RNA polymerase sigma factor: MSEDRVADADVERAFRRFFDEHHADLSRLAYLVTGDAGIADDLAADAFTEVWKHWARVEAADSPLAYARGILTNLARQWIKRQTRERHGLLRLGLLRRDRSEPDTPAVLDVRAALDKLPVRRRECVILRYAFDVPEREVAEILGISVGAVKSHTSRGAAQLSTFLQDIPLSAGGGRHA, from the coding sequence GTGAGCGAGGATCGCGTCGCCGATGCCGACGTCGAGCGTGCCTTCCGCCGGTTCTTCGACGAGCACCACGCGGATCTGTCCCGGCTGGCCTACCTGGTCACCGGGGACGCCGGGATCGCCGACGACCTGGCCGCGGACGCCTTCACCGAGGTCTGGAAGCACTGGGCGCGGGTCGAGGCGGCGGACAGCCCGCTGGCGTACGCCCGGGGCATCCTGACCAACCTGGCCCGGCAGTGGATCAAGCGGCAGACCCGCGAGCGGCACGGCCTGCTCCGGCTCGGGCTGCTGCGCCGCGACCGCAGCGAGCCGGACACCCCGGCGGTGCTGGACGTCCGGGCGGCGCTGGACAAGCTGCCGGTGCGCCGGCGCGAGTGCGTGATCCTGCGCTATGCCTTCGACGTGCCCGAACGCGAGGTCGCCGAGATCCTCGGCATCTCGGTGGGGGCCGTCAAGAGCCACACCTCGCGCGGTGCCGCACAATTGAGCACCTTTCTGCAGGACATCCCGTTGAGTGCCGGAGGAGGCCGCCATGCGTGA